A stretch of Treponema vincentii F0403 DNA encodes these proteins:
- a CDS encoding sodium-translocating pyrophosphatase: MMTNLVYSVLALVLAGSIAALLYAFVKTRWINRQPVENEDLRHISGYISEGAMAFLNREYKALVPFIAAVALFLAAGNKGELKMEALTFVLGAAVSLLAGYIGMKVATAANARTAQAAKNGGLTSALKVAFSGGSVMGMSVVGLALLGFFIVMLIASVTYGTTIDVFYNISLPLGTAFSLGASSVALFSRVGGGIFTKAADVGADLVGKVEKNIPEDDPRNPATIADNVGDNVGDVAGMGADLFESFVGSLIGAMILGLTVAASDSLKLKLMVLPLLIAVLGIAASLIGTVFVRAKPGSDPQKALNAGTFGAAILATVFLFIVLKFFIGEETFNGNAGMYHIFGATITGLASGVLIGLLTEYYTGTGKKPVVSIMNSCETGAATTIITGLSVGMRSAFPTIILIGAAIWGSFSLAGLYGVGIAAVGMLVTLGIQLAVDAYGPIADNAGGLAQMAEFPGEVREITDSLDAVGNTTAAIGKGFAIGSAALTAIILFTSFKEHTGVEIVDITNIPVLTGILLGVAVPFLFSAMAMSAVGKAAYKMIEEVRSQFKNKPGILNNTEKPDYKRCVDISTQAAIREMIIPGLVAIITPILVGFLGGPAMLIGLLTGVTGSGVVLAIFMANSGGAWDNAKKMIESGSGAGKGSEAHKAAVVGDTVGDPFKDTAGPSINILIKLMSMVSLVIAPMLKTFWGL; encoded by the coding sequence ATGATGACAAATCTTGTGTATTCCGTATTGGCGCTTGTTCTTGCAGGAAGCATTGCAGCACTGCTGTATGCTTTTGTAAAAACGCGCTGGATTAACCGGCAGCCGGTAGAGAATGAAGATCTACGGCATATCAGCGGTTATATCTCGGAAGGAGCGATGGCTTTTTTGAACCGCGAATATAAGGCGTTAGTTCCTTTTATTGCAGCGGTTGCGTTATTTTTAGCTGCCGGAAATAAAGGCGAGCTCAAAATGGAAGCGCTTACCTTTGTGTTGGGAGCAGCCGTCTCTCTGTTGGCGGGATATATCGGTATGAAGGTTGCAACAGCCGCAAATGCCCGTACCGCACAGGCGGCGAAAAACGGCGGACTTACCTCGGCGTTAAAGGTTGCTTTCTCCGGCGGAAGCGTCATGGGTATGAGCGTTGTCGGCCTCGCATTACTCGGATTTTTTATTGTAATGCTTATAGCATCCGTTACTTACGGAACCACAATCGATGTTTTTTATAATATCAGCTTACCGCTCGGAACAGCTTTTTCGCTCGGCGCATCCTCGGTTGCGCTTTTCTCCCGCGTCGGCGGCGGTATTTTTACCAAAGCGGCGGACGTCGGCGCAGACTTGGTCGGTAAGGTAGAAAAAAACATTCCCGAAGATGACCCCCGTAACCCTGCTACCATTGCGGATAACGTCGGCGATAACGTCGGTGATGTTGCAGGTATGGGCGCCGACCTCTTTGAATCCTTTGTCGGTTCGTTGATTGGAGCGATGATCCTCGGTTTAACCGTCGCCGCCTCCGATTCCCTAAAATTGAAGCTCATGGTATTGCCGCTTTTGATTGCGGTTTTAGGTATTGCCGCCTCCTTGATCGGAACGGTGTTTGTACGTGCAAAACCGGGAAGCGATCCTCAAAAAGCATTGAACGCAGGTACCTTCGGCGCGGCAATCTTAGCGACTGTGTTCTTATTTATCGTATTGAAATTTTTTATCGGCGAGGAAACCTTTAACGGAAACGCCGGTATGTATCATATCTTCGGCGCAACGATTACCGGTCTTGCATCGGGTGTTCTTATCGGTCTTTTAACCGAATACTACACCGGCACAGGTAAAAAACCGGTTGTTTCGATTATGAACTCGTGTGAGACGGGCGCTGCAACGACGATTATCACCGGTTTGAGCGTCGGTATGCGGAGTGCATTCCCGACAATCATATTGATCGGAGCGGCAATCTGGGGCAGCTTCAGCTTGGCGGGTCTCTACGGAGTCGGTATCGCGGCGGTCGGTATGCTGGTTACGCTCGGTATTCAGTTGGCTGTCGACGCTTACGGACCTATCGCGGATAACGCAGGCGGTCTTGCTCAAATGGCGGAATTCCCCGGCGAAGTACGCGAAATTACCGACAGTCTCGACGCAGTCGGTAACACTACCGCTGCAATCGGAAAGGGTTTTGCTATCGGATCCGCAGCGTTAACCGCTATTATCCTGTTTACATCGTTTAAAGAACACACCGGCGTCGAAATCGTCGATATTACGAATATCCCCGTTTTAACCGGTATCTTGCTGGGTGTTGCGGTACCCTTCCTGTTCTCCGCTATGGCGATGTCCGCAGTCGGCAAAGCCGCTTACAAGATGATAGAAGAAGTGCGCAGCCAGTTTAAAAATAAACCCGGCATTTTGAACAATACCGAAAAACCCGACTACAAACGCTGCGTTGACATCAGCACACAGGCTGCCATCCGCGAAATGATTATCCCCGGTCTTGTCGCCATTATCACCCCGATTTTAGTCGGCTTCCTCGGCGGCCCGGCGATGCTCATCGGCTTATTAACCGGCGTTACCGGCTCCGGTGTTGTGCTTGCCATCTTTATGGCAAACTCCGGCGGCGCATGGGATAACGCAAAGAAAATGATTGAATCGGGCAGCGGCGCA
- a CDS encoding endonuclease/exonuclease/phosphatase family protein, with protein MKLKRLLVPLFACIAAGVIFLQCTRCTPLTDTQFKGPVTLVTYNTQTFFDAVEDGTEFKEYKGSKSQWTEQKYRTRLERLKHTVFAAGEKLTGKKDRLPDIVVLQEIENDRVVEDFCKQLPSKENYPYAVCPPASKSAFTTVILSKYPVEQFFVHRLYTDQKISLRPLTEAVLNTGSKDKPQLLTVFAVHWKSKTGSSDSAAVRALQEAQLMQKIREHREKNPQIPFVVCGDFNQTLEEFNQLDDLAVCWDGADYRTESEEGIQPDGSYYFKGSWEKIDHIFYESGADGSGDSDAFYTGNAGAAYIEPLLFFVLYEPPLIEDGKPVRYNVLNGEGYSDHLPLGFRFEIRD; from the coding sequence ATGAAACTCAAACGATTATTGGTTCCGCTCTTTGCCTGTATTGCTGCGGGCGTTATCTTTCTGCAATGTACGCGGTGTACTCCTCTTACGGATACGCAGTTCAAGGGGCCCGTTACGCTTGTTACCTATAATACGCAGACGTTTTTTGACGCGGTGGAGGACGGTACCGAGTTTAAAGAATACAAGGGGAGTAAATCCCAATGGACGGAGCAAAAGTACCGGACGCGGCTGGAGCGGCTCAAGCATACCGTGTTTGCGGCGGGGGAGAAATTGACCGGTAAAAAAGACCGGTTACCCGATATCGTAGTCTTGCAGGAGATTGAAAATGACCGTGTTGTCGAGGATTTTTGCAAGCAGCTGCCGAGCAAAGAAAACTATCCCTATGCGGTGTGTCCGCCGGCTTCAAAAAGCGCCTTTACTACGGTGATTTTGAGTAAGTATCCCGTCGAACAATTTTTTGTGCACCGCCTATACACCGATCAAAAAATTTCGCTGCGGCCGCTGACGGAGGCTGTGCTGAATACGGGGAGCAAAGATAAACCGCAGTTGTTAACCGTCTTTGCCGTTCATTGGAAGTCCAAGACCGGTAGTTCCGACAGTGCGGCAGTCCGTGCTCTGCAGGAAGCGCAGCTGATGCAGAAAATCAGAGAACATCGAGAAAAAAATCCGCAGATTCCTTTTGTGGTATGCGGGGATTTTAATCAGACACTGGAAGAATTTAATCAGCTGGACGACCTTGCCGTGTGCTGGGATGGAGCGGACTATAGGACTGAAAGCGAAGAAGGTATACAGCCGGACGGCAGTTATTATTTTAAGGGATCATGGGAAAAAATCGATCATATTTTCTATGAGAGCGGTGCGGACGGATCCGGCGATTCCGATGCTTTCTATACAGGCAATGCCGGAGCGGCTTATATCGAACCGCTGCTGTTTTTTGTGTTGTATGAACCGCCGCTGATAGAGGATGGTAAACCGGTTCGGTACAACGTTCTGAACGGCGAAGGGTATTCCGACCATCTACCGCTCGGCTTCCGGTTTGAGATACGCGATTAG
- a CDS encoding helix-turn-helix transcriptional regulator: MRTKQPIEGIRHFIYTPNLIKKSRFVALIMLIVTAVIIVLQYISVLPSDRLIRLSNVLCAVILGIIVIKPGFIILYTFPCLIAGLVNIYHAGNLLGLFLYLAGLLILLKTNFFKTYIWYKVSALSVGFAAVLIAQRFRYGSTVFMLSLLHIGLGLCVAAGLFVLFADDLKHYYTRKTPIRVSSLRLTERQRQCLRLAAEGLTFKQIGEKLCISESVIKKEMTEIYKALNVANYHAFLIFIQQHELIL, encoded by the coding sequence ATGCGCACTAAACAACCTATAGAAGGAATACGGCATTTTATTTATACTCCGAACCTCATAAAAAAGTCTCGGTTTGTGGCTCTTATCATGTTAATCGTTACGGCTGTTATCATTGTATTGCAGTATATTTCCGTCCTTCCGTCAGACAGACTTATCCGATTATCCAATGTTTTATGTGCGGTTATTCTCGGTATTATCGTAATCAAACCCGGCTTCATCATACTGTATACGTTTCCGTGCTTGATTGCAGGATTGGTCAATATTTATCATGCAGGTAATTTGCTCGGGCTTTTTTTATATCTGGCGGGCTTACTCATTCTATTAAAAACGAATTTCTTTAAAACATATATTTGGTATAAAGTCAGTGCGTTGAGCGTCGGCTTTGCAGCCGTTTTAATTGCCCAGCGGTTTCGGTATGGCAGTACCGTTTTTATGCTTTCTTTGCTGCATATCGGGCTTGGCCTCTGTGTGGCTGCCGGCTTATTTGTTTTGTTCGCAGATGATTTAAAACACTATTATACACGAAAAACTCCCATCCGCGTATCTTCACTCCGGTTAACCGAACGACAGCGCCAATGTCTCCGCTTAGCGGCGGAAGGTCTTACCTTTAAACAAATCGGCGAAAAACTTTGTATTTCGGAATCGGTTATAAAAAAAGAAATGACCGAAATTTACAAAGCGCTGAACGTTGCGAATTACCACGCCTTTCTCATCTTCATACAGCAGCATGAATTGATCCTGTAA
- a CDS encoding PQQ-binding-like beta-propeller repeat protein, with protein sequence MKRKTFLFGKRSTGISMFSATTIALLILSSSCDLLFMGVEKKYPRYTPSYAWKLCLEKVWDTSNPYTEGRYLYLLEREDMETMYLVKRDMETGIDEWTGNKIYIDNDKNFSNIVKIGNTLYVMRFESGLLYCYSDTDGKLSALVQIGSTKEEISRNRSLSGTIMADGRTLYWGTDDLLKLDVTTIDYTQGQTIQIRPPSPMHLNAHWNGGELVSDQLIEDNILYLLTCNREYPNGYGVVVAIDLQTETIKWEKQLDNIEGYRDSKLCIRDDVLYVLTNSFIRIDKRDGSILNRYDGEIAPPSIGNLAESTVSLHKVRYDNERLYYITVRFTRGHRGWHSDYSLMCIDAVTLKFLWSVPLEYGSYHTPLTVVNGKIYIITYGAGLLVFDAKTGKLLGVDKTISGFSNGIHVLYKNHYIFFNRNLDDKYATISSMRV encoded by the coding sequence ATGAAACGCAAAACTTTTCTTTTTGGTAAGCGCAGTACCGGAATAAGTATGTTCTCTGCAACGACTATAGCATTATTGATTCTGAGCAGTTCTTGCGATCTTCTATTTATGGGTGTAGAAAAGAAATATCCTCGCTATACCCCCAGTTATGCTTGGAAGCTCTGTTTGGAAAAGGTATGGGACACAAGCAATCCATACACTGAAGGGCGGTACCTGTATCTGCTAGAACGTGAAGATATGGAAACAATGTATCTGGTAAAACGCGATATGGAAACGGGAATCGATGAATGGACAGGGAATAAGATATATATCGATAACGACAAAAACTTTTCAAACATTGTAAAAATCGGAAATACTCTTTATGTTATGCGTTTTGAAAGCGGGCTGTTGTATTGCTACTCGGATACGGACGGAAAATTGTCGGCGCTCGTACAAATAGGATCGACAAAAGAAGAAATATCCCGTAACCGCAGCCTATCCGGTACGATTATGGCGGATGGTAGGACGCTCTACTGGGGCACAGACGATCTGTTAAAACTTGATGTAACGACAATTGATTATACGCAAGGGCAAACTATACAAATCCGCCCGCCCTCTCCGATGCATCTTAATGCTCATTGGAATGGGGGCGAATTAGTATCCGACCAGCTTATCGAAGATAATATTCTGTACCTGCTGACATGCAATCGAGAGTATCCAAACGGTTACGGGGTTGTCGTTGCCATCGATTTGCAAACCGAAACGATTAAATGGGAAAAACAGCTGGATAATATAGAAGGATACCGAGATAGCAAATTGTGCATCAGGGACGATGTACTATATGTACTAACCAATTCCTTTATACGTATAGATAAAAGGGACGGCTCAATACTTAATCGGTATGACGGAGAAATAGCGCCTCCTTCAATAGGGAATCTTGCTGAATCAACTGTTTCGCTGCATAAAGTTCGATATGATAATGAACGTCTGTATTACATTACCGTGCGGTTTACGCGGGGACATAGAGGATGGCACAGTGATTATTCACTGATGTGCATCGACGCCGTAACATTAAAATTTTTATGGAGTGTGCCGTTAGAATACGGTTCATATCACACCCCTTTAACCGTTGTGAACGGAAAAATATATATAATAACATACGGCGCCGGCCTATTGGTATTCGATGCAAAAACGGGAAAACTTCTCGGCGTCGATAAAACGATTTCAGGTTTTTCTAACGGTATACATGTCTTGTATAAAAATCACTATATCTTCTTTAATAGGAACCTTGATGACAAATACGCAACTATTTCTTCTATGCGGGTATAA
- a CDS encoding nicotinate phosphoribosyltransferase, translating to MITSALFSDLYELTMAQGYFKRQNNRPCVFDMFFRRNPFRGGYAVLAGLEPLLEAIQAFHFDESDIAYLATLHLFDDDFLSYLKDFRFSGSVWAMDEGSLIFPSEPVLRIEAPIIEALLLEGLILNTINFQSLIATKTARIWLASGKSSIMEFGLRRAQGPDGAMSATRAAIIGGAAGTSNTLGGKLYGIPVMGTMAHAWVMSFPSEEEAFEQYAAIYPDKSVFLIDTYNTLGSGIEAAIKVGKKLQAQGKNFGVRLDSGDMQYLSTEVRKRLDAAGLPDAKISISNELTEEIIESLILNKAPIDSWGVGTHMVTGGQESSFTGVYKLAARQSETGAWLPVMKLSDNPAKITNPGIKQVWRLYDSDGFFKADVIGLHDETLNAEAMTTYYHPLNDYQSFSFKAAKAEELLHLKISGGVYTGQKETLQEMHQRASRQLECLHPTSRRLLNPHIYKVSLTKTLFTMKQKLLHSLRRG from the coding sequence ATGATTACCAGTGCACTTTTTTCGGATCTTTATGAGCTGACAATGGCTCAAGGTTATTTTAAACGCCAAAACAATCGGCCGTGCGTCTTTGATATGTTCTTTAGACGTAATCCGTTTAGAGGAGGCTACGCGGTTCTTGCAGGACTTGAGCCACTGCTCGAAGCGATTCAAGCTTTTCACTTTGATGAATCCGATATAGCCTACCTTGCGACCTTACATCTTTTTGACGATGACTTTCTCAGCTATCTCAAGGATTTTCGCTTTTCAGGTTCGGTATGGGCGATGGATGAAGGAAGCCTTATATTTCCCAGCGAGCCGGTACTGCGCATTGAAGCGCCGATTATCGAAGCCTTGCTTCTCGAAGGGCTTATCCTCAACACTATCAACTTTCAGAGTTTGATTGCAACAAAGACCGCCCGTATTTGGCTTGCGTCGGGGAAATCTTCCATTATGGAATTCGGCTTGCGGCGTGCCCAAGGCCCGGACGGCGCGATGAGCGCTACCCGTGCCGCTATTATCGGCGGAGCTGCCGGTACCAGCAATACGCTCGGCGGAAAGCTCTACGGCATACCGGTGATGGGGACTATGGCTCACGCATGGGTGATGTCCTTCCCCAGCGAAGAAGAAGCGTTTGAACAATATGCCGCCATCTATCCCGATAAATCGGTGTTCCTCATCGACACTTACAATACGCTCGGCTCCGGCATCGAGGCGGCGATAAAAGTAGGGAAAAAGCTGCAAGCGCAAGGAAAAAATTTCGGCGTCAGGCTCGATTCGGGCGACATGCAGTATCTCAGTACCGAAGTACGGAAGCGGCTCGATGCCGCCGGTTTACCCGATGCGAAAATATCCATTTCCAATGAACTAACCGAAGAAATCATCGAATCGCTTATTTTGAACAAAGCCCCGATTGACTCATGGGGAGTCGGCACGCACATGGTAACCGGCGGACAGGAATCGTCATTTACCGGCGTCTATAAACTCGCCGCACGTCAATCCGAGACGGGAGCATGGCTGCCGGTGATGAAGCTTTCGGATAACCCCGCCAAGATTACCAACCCCGGCATTAAACAAGTGTGGCGGCTCTACGACAGTGACGGATTTTTTAAGGCCGACGTTATCGGCTTGCATGACGAAACGCTCAACGCCGAAGCAATGACTACTTACTATCATCCGTTGAATGATTATCAAAGCTTCTCGTTTAAGGCGGCAAAGGCGGAAGAACTGCTCCATCTCAAGATTTCAGGCGGCGTATACACCGGTCAAAAGGAAACGCTGCAAGAGATGCATCAACGGGCAAGCAGACAGCTGGAATGTTTACATCCCACATCCCGCCGCCTGCTTAACCCGCACATCTACAAGGTTTCGCTTACAAAGACGCTCTTTACGATGAAGCAGAAATTGCTGCATTCCCTGCGCCGCGGATAA